The following nucleotide sequence is from Salvia miltiorrhiza cultivar Shanhuang (shh) chromosome 7, IMPLAD_Smil_shh, whole genome shotgun sequence.
agcacttgaaatatatagttcaataaaacataaatttgaaaagaaagtgcaaatgtaattttgtttgaaaacataaacataagtctaagcatcatcatcatcatcatcatcggcatcagggtGTGGAGGTGGCGGAGCCTTATACATCatcataaacgcctccaattgagccacgcggtcctgcatctgttggcgttctgcttgctctgccgccatgcgctcctctatctgttggcgttgtgcttgctctgccgccaatcgctcctccagcgtggagatccgtgtctcataaagctgctgagacaccgcagaagtgcccgtgctgcggatagaccccctactagcctgactctgcccggcactcccgacgccgtagatccgtgacctatcaatttgcaccacctccaaatacacctcgtctagccgctcctgtcgtcctgtggcagcggccagtcgatgaacctcggcctaatacatacataacaatgcataattgttagaaaataaatacattcactaaatatttgaat
It contains:
- the LOC130993532 gene encoding uncharacterized protein LOC130993532, whose amino-acid sequence is MSEPDGEGTGISRHVGGSQSTRILQQYMSLDPGTPQDAPNYATFLRLHTYADGSYTSERDARIDAEVHRLAAATGRQERLDEVYLEVVQIDRSRIYGVGSAGQSQASRGSIRSTGTSAVSQQLYETRISTLEERLAAEQAQRQQIEERMAAEQAERQQMQDRVAQLEAFMMMYKAPPPPHPDADDDDDDDA